The genome window tatgggcaaggatgcaagggagtttgttcaaaaatgcaacaaatgccaaaggcatgcgcccatgattcatcaactcggggaactactccactcggtcctatccccatggcccttcataaaatggggaatggacatcgttggccctctcccgTCGGCCCCAAGTAAGGTTCAGTACATTTTGTTTATGAcagattatttctctaaatgggttgaagcactaGATTTCGGAAAAGTCAGACAAAAGGAAGTCATAGATTTCTTTTGGGaccatatcatatgtcgattcgggatgccctccgagattgtatgtgataatggaaaacaattcatcggtagcaaagtaactaaatttctcgaggatcacaagatcaaaaagatcctatcaataccttatcatcccagcgggaacggacaagccgaatcgaccaacaaaactatcatccaaaatcttaagaagagattgaccgacgccaaaggaaaatggagagaaatactacccgaggctCTATGGCCATACCgtacaacatcaaaatccagtaccggagcaacaccgttctcgttggtttatggcggcgaagctctgatcccgatcGAGATCGTAGAACCTAGCattaggtttcgatatgcaacaggggagtcgaataacgaggccatgaacacaagcctagaattattggacgaaagacgcgaagtcgctctcgtccgattggccgcccaaaaatagtagatcgaaaggtactacactcgaagaaccaatcttcgacattttaacatcggggacttggtgctaaaaATATTCACCCTCAACACCtaaaatccgaatgaaggaaaattgggtccgaactgggaatgaccgtatcaggttctcgaaatcatcgaaaaaggatcctacaagctcggcatgataaacggcaaacaacgatggattcttagacacgaagcctttaggtctgaaagcacgcgttgcactcttttttccttagaccggttttgtcccaaatgagttttccggcgaggtttttaatgaggcaaccattgatcgtgctaactcaGAACAatacaacagtatccgaggcctctttacaatcaacctcgaatactggggggcattgccctcgaatatCAACTTTGATGCGAGGAAGTTACCTCATGGAagtagggtctcgataggaaacatttgtaagggccaaacggtcaaatagaCCATGCCCGTGTAGTTTTCTCGAGCCCTAGCACAGAACATGTAtgcatgtataatcatttataaagagaaatatttttctttaccgatatctatTATGTAAAGAGGCTTAAGGTCCGACCATGACCAGAGTTTAGATGattacccccactcggggactgacagttcgggcaagctcgaagtaaaacgggAAAATAATCCCAAGGGGCAAATCCCGAACTGAAGAGGCTATGACCGAATTAACACGGGTCGGAGACGTTCGAATTCCGTaacaaaataggccttcgaaatttttcataaactggttaaaaaggctacccccagaaaaatcataaaaggccacgataatatcaagcctcgaaaactctaatgagtacaaaattattcGAACCCTTAGGCTTattttcatgctaaggcattacaagttttgaaaatacaaatgataaaaaactttttctagccgaaaaggggagaaagccataaacaatctttttacaaaagcctaagggctattttttgcTTTGAGGTCGAGAGaccatcctcgctcaaataaaaaacctaagggttaccttatttagagttcgagaaagcactcactcgatcgtaaaACCTAAGGGCTATACTAGTTTGGATTCAATCAAATTATCTAAACCTCGGACCTAAGAATACAACTTCATATTTTATAAGGCAGAAGGGaaataaaggcaaggtttgtcCGAAACCTCGAACACaatttatgctaaggcattttttGACCTTTGTAAAATacagaaaaacaaagaaaaaacacAAGAACCAAAAGGGcaagaaaagccttatatttatattcaAAAGTTTTTACAAAAGACCGAATCGACACcagaaaaaatacaaaagaaaaacaagaaacttaatgtcctaagtggcttggtcttcatcgAAGGCTGCGTCATTGGGATTTTTCCCGTCTTCAGATTCACCCGAGCTATCGGAGTCTTCCTCAAGGAAGTCCAGCCTTCGGGCCCTAGCTTCCTCCGCCTTGGCATTTTTGATTTCGGCACAACATCAAAGCCCTGAGCACTAACCCCCTCGAGCCTGTCATTTAGCATATTCGACCATACTCTTGGCGTTGGCCTAGttgacctcaacatcgatcctaaactgggccactttagcatcagctcttttattaGCCTCGGCCACCTTAGATCTGGCTACGACCACTTCAGATCTGGAAATGTCCACCTCAGATCTGGCTACTACCACTTCAGATCTGGCTACGGCCACCTCGaatctggccacttcgagttcatcgGCCAAGTTTGCCTTATCagaagtggccaaatccaaccgataATGAAGCTCCTTAATCTTCTCGATATGCACCGAGGCATTTTCTTTTGCTGCCCGAAGCTGGGCCTCAACCAACTCTAATTGCGCTTGAACGACCTCTTTTTTTGAGGCGAGGATGTCCATATTCTTTTTGAATTTGTCTGCCTCGGCCAGTAGCTCATCTACCTGTGAATTGAGCCATCCAATCTGTTCGAGCCTCTGTCGAACCTGCAGAATtggatcgttagtggttatctccaattcatcttcgcTATCGTGAAGAATCCGGAATACCTGCTCAGTTATCTCCTCGCGCTCATCTCGAGCCATTGACAAATCTGCCcgaagcttctcactaagaagtttgtaggagtcactcttctcagtaaGGTTCCGAACTTCggtctcatgatcctcccggatTCGGAGGAAaacctcgtgatgcaacaccgaagcctacaaacatGGAAAAAGATGTTAGAATTATTTACAAATCTAAATATAAAACAAACAGCAGAGATACTGtcaaagttacccgattcagagcatgttgggcctcgttaaaAAGGCAAGCGGGTCCTACCGCATTCATCACggtttgatcctcttcggtcacctaggaccgaaggtaactagcaataCCCACGGGGAGAGAGaaaactcgggcatcctccggtACAGAGAGTACTATTTTCCGCCGTTGATCGGGATCAACACTCGGGGCTGGGAATCGGTCCACCAATTTTGAAACCGAAGAAGACCCGGTAGAGCCCGACCATGATGCTTTCTTCGATACCGGTAATCCATCGAATCCGATAATCTCCTCTGAGGCAGCCGACTCAAGCACATCCAAAATGTCGTGGATATCAGTCGACTCCTGAATACCCTCGTAAGATCGACCTTCCAACATGTTGACCTCACGGATCATAGCATCCGAAATTTGAGGGGATCCGCTAATATCTATTATACTGAGCTCGTCCCTCGAGATATCTTCTGCTACCCGAGAAGACTTGCCCTCGGTATCACCTTCAACCATCTCAGCTCGAGACGGGATAGTCTCGGCTTTTCCTTGTTCAGGAATTATGGCCAGGGTTCCCTTATCTACCTTCGCCGATTCGAAGGATTGTTGTATAacaacattagcccgtacacaAGCTAATTCCTtttctccttcttcgggctcacCCCTTAATCGGCAGATCGAGTCCAGAGGGATGATACCGAATCCCCCCTTGGGCTTGCGAGATTTCTTCGCCGGTTTTCTTTTCCGAGACCGGGGAACTCGGTgcatcttttctttttttctctttaacCTATTTTGGGGCAGGGCCTCTTCATCACCAGATGAGAGCCTCATGGCAAGATCCTTCCCAAGTTCTACAAAGGAAAAAAAGGAGGTAAGCAAGTAAAGAAGATCAAACGACAAACAAACTAAGAAAGAGACTTACCGTGACTGCGgacctcccatcgaccctttgatagttcCACCCAAGCTCGCTCGGAGTACGATCTCTACAGTACCAGACCTTTAACCCATCGTTTAAGTTTCAGAATCGGTTCTGGCATCTGAGCCACAATTGtaacaagaaagaaaaagtggATTAAGAAAATGAAAGGCAGTCACAAATTAAAACGCTCGAAGGGAAATAAGTACTCAtggttcatattccatttctcaggaaacaaCATGTCATtggcagggatcaggtccgaggttttgactcgaacaaattggcccatccagcctcgatcacgagtctcatctatactcgagaatgACGCTTTGGTGGCTCGGCGAGCATGCTTAATCAACCCACATCGATAGAGTCAAGGACTATAAAGgagcataagatgatcgagggtgaaaagacacccctcgattttgcttgagaagaatcggagaagaatcacta of Nicotiana tomentosiformis chromosome 7, ASM39032v3, whole genome shotgun sequence contains these proteins:
- the LOC138895516 gene encoding uncharacterized protein, which produces MELGKDLAMRLSSGDEEALPQNRLKRKKEKMHRVPRSRKRKPAKKSRKPKGGFGIIPLDSICRLRGEPEEGEKELACVRANVVIQQSFESAKVDKGTLAIIPEQGKAETIPSRAEMVEGDTEGKSSRVAEDISRDELSIIDISGSPQISDAMIREVNMLEGRSYEGIQESTDIHDILDVLESAASEEIIGFDGLPASVLHHEVFLRIREDHETEVRNLTEKSDSYKLLSEKLRADLSMARDEREEITEQVFRILHDSEDELEITTNDPILQVRQRLEQIGWLNSQVDELLAEADKFKKNMDILASKKEVVQAQLELVEAQLRAAKENASVHIEKIKELHYRLDLATSDKANLADELEVARFEVAVARSEVVVARSEVDISRSEVVVARSKVAEANKRADAKVAQFRIDVEVN